In Manis pentadactyla isolate mManPen7 chromosome 8, mManPen7.hap1, whole genome shotgun sequence, the following are encoded in one genomic region:
- the FXYD4 gene encoding FXYD domain-containing ion transport regulator 4 — translation MEKVTQGLLLMLVGLPAFEANNLIDKDSPFYYDWEGLQLGGMICAGLLCIAGIVFALSGKCRCKYNQKQSSQPEKAVPLIIPGCTSTC, via the exons ATGGAGAAAGTGACCCAGGGCCTTCTCCTCATGTTGGTTG GCCTGCCTGCCTTCGAAGCCAATAACCTGATTG ATAAAGACAGTCCCTTCTACTATG ATTGGGAAGGCCTACAGCTGGGCGGGATGATCTGCGCAGGGCTCCTATGCATCGCTGGAATCGTTTTTGCCCTGA GTGGCAAATGCAGATGCAAGTACAACCAGAAGCAGAG TTCCCAACCTGAAAAAGCTGTTCCACTCATCATTCCAG GCTGTACCAGTACCTGCTGA
- the HNRNPF gene encoding heterogeneous nuclear ribonucleoprotein F produces MLGPEGGEGFVVKLRGLPWSCSIEDVQNFLSDCTVHDGAAGVHFIYTREGRQSGEAFVELESEDDVKMALKKDRESMGHRYIEVFKSHRTEMDWVLKHSGPNSADTANDGFVRLRGLPFGCTKEEIVQFFSGLEIVPNGITLPVDPEGKITGEAFVQFASQELAEKALGKHKERIGHRYIEVFKSSQEEVRSYSDPPLKFMSVQRPGPYDRPGTARRYVGIVKQAGLERMRPGAYSAGYGGYEEYSGLSDGYGFTTDLFGRDLSYCLSGVYDHRYGDGEFTVQSTTGHCVHMRGLPYKATENDIYNFFSPLNPVRVHIEIGPDGRVTGEADVEFATHEEAVAAMSKDRANMQHRYIELFLNSTTGASNGAYSSQMMQGLGVSAQSTYSGLESQSVSGCYGAGYSGQNSMGGYD; encoded by the coding sequence ATGCTGGGCCCTGAGGGAGGTGAAGGCTTTGTGGTCAAGCTCCGTGGCCTGCCCTGGTCCTGCTCTATTGAAGATGTGCAGAATTTCCTCTCTGACTGCACAGTTCATGATGGGGCCGCAGGTGTTCACTTCATCTACACTAGAGAGGGCAGGCAGAGTGGTGAGGCGTTTGTTGAACTTGAATCTGAAGATGATGTGAAAATGGCCCTTAAAAAAGACAGGGAGAGCATGGGACACCGGTACATTGAGGTGTTCAAGTCCCACAGAACCGAGATGGATTGGGTGTTGAAGCACAGTGGTCCAAACAGTGCTGACACTGCCAATGATGGCTTCGTGCGGCTTCGAGGACTCCCGTTTGGATGCACCAAGGAAGAAATTGTTCAGTTCTTCTCAGGGTTGGAAATTGTGCCAAACGGGATCACACTGCCTGTGGACCCCGAGGGCAAGATCACAGGGGAAGCTTTTGTGCAGTTTGCCTCGCAGGAGTTAGCTGAGAAGGCCCTGGGGAAGCACAAGGAGCGAATAGGTCATAGGTATATTGAGGTGTTCAAGAGTAGTCAGGAAGAAGTTAGGTCATACTCTGATCCCCCTCTGAAGTTCATGTCTGTACAGCGGCCCGGGCCCTATGACCGCCCTGGCACAGCCAGGAGGTACGTTGGCATTGTCAAGCAAGCAGGCCTGGAGAGAATGAGGCCTGGCGCTTACAGTGCAGGCTATGGGGGCTATGAGGAGTACAGTGGCCTCAGTGATGGCTACGGCTTCACCACCGACCTGTTCGGGAGAGACCTCAGTTACTGTCTCTCTGGGGTGTATGACCATAGATATGGAGATGGTGAGTTCACTGTCCAGAGCACCACTGGGCACTGTGTCCACATGAGGGGCCTGCCCTACAAAGCCACGGAAAACGACATTTACAACTTCTTCTCTCCACTCAACCCTGTGAGAGTCCACATTGAGATTGGCCCTGATGGAAGAGTGACCGGCGAGGCTGATGTTGAGTTTGCCACCCATGAAGAAGCCGTGGCAGCTATGTCCAAAGACAGGGCCAACATGCAGCACAGATACATAGAACTTTTCCTGAATTCCACAACAGGGGCCAGCAATGGGGCATATAGCAGCCAGATGATGCAAGGCTTGGGAGTGTCAGCCCAGTCCACTTACAGTGGCCTTGAGAGCCAGTCTGTGAGTGGCTGTTACGGGGCTGGTTACAGTGGCCAGAACAGCATGGGTGGATATGACTAG